The DNA region TTTGTTGTTAATTTTTAAGAGTAATTTACCACAGATGGTTGATAGTTGTAGAGCCATTCTTCAAACTCAGCATCACTCACCTGTGCTTGCTGCATCATTTTACTCAGATAGGTTTCGCTATCAGCTTTATATGCACGCTTCGCCCCAATTGCGTTACGAATCTGGATAATTTGGGTGCGGGGTTTACGACTATTTTCATAATTAGCTAGGGCTGTTTCAATGCTGGAAGCATGACGAAGGCATTGGGCAAGTTCCCAGGCATCTTCAAAGGCTGTATTCGCTCCCTGCCCTAGTAATGGTACCATTGGATGGGCGGCATCACCTAAGAGCGTTACTCTGCCTTGACTCCAATTTTCTAGGGGTGGTCTGTCACATATCGGGCGTTCTACAATGTCTTCAGCCTCTGTTGCTGCTAATATTTCCTGTACTGGTTCTGCCCAACCAGAAAACTTTTCTTGGATACGAGACTTAATATCAGCAGGATTTTGGGCAAGAAATCCGTCTGGACAGAGGGAAGCTGCACTCCAAAATACATATCCGCCTCCCAAGTCGAAGAACCCAAAAATTTTGCCGTCGGATGCTGTCATGGACATGACTTCATGAGGAAGCAGTTTGGGATGACTGTATTTGAGAACAGCTCGCCAAGACATCCGACCAGCATAATCAGGTTCTCCGTCACCAATCAATGTCTGCCTAACTACAGAGTTTAAGCCATCAGCCCCAATTAACACATCTGCCTGCACGGTTTTTCCGCCTTCAAAGCAGACTTGGACTCTTTGCTCATTTTGCTCAAAACCTATGCACCTATGGTCAAGGTGGATGGCTTCAGGCGGCAGTTGAGAAGCGAAGATTTCTTGGAGACGCGACCACCGAATTTGTAACATCGGTTGACCGTATTTTTCCTGTAGTGTGACTGATTTCTGCCCAATCAATTCGCCGTTGCTTTTGTGCAATTTCAGCGTTTGAGTTTGGCTACCCGCAGCTTTTAATAACTCAGTGATTCCAGGTGCGTTAGCGTAGCTTATCGTAGATATCGCCTCAAGACTATGTAAACCATTTGGCACAAGACTCAAACCAGCACCCACTGGACGCAAAAGACGCGCTTTTTCGTATACTTGGGCATTGATGCCTTGTTTACGGAGTGCGATCGCCACGGATAAACCACCTAGTCCCGCACCGATAATTGCTACTTTATTAACCATGCTTTAAGTATTATCTCTATCAGGTATTCAGCAACTTCTCGTTGGAATTTTTCACTTTTGATATCCAGCCTTGATATAAATTCAAAATTTCTGAGTAAGAAACAGTAGTTTCAAATATTAGATTAATGAGTGAAGGTGGGAAAAATTTCGGCAATATTCGGTGCATAGTTTTGGCGATATATTCTCTCAAAATAAACTCAATAAATAATCCTGTCGATGTGGGGAAAGCATAGTCTCCTAGTTCCACTAAGGCGTAACCATCTGGTTGACGGCGAATAGTAAATTGTTTAAGAGACTCAGCTAAATTATCAGAACACTCATTCAAAATATGCTCAAAAACTTTCGCATCTTCTAGTGCTGCATTACAGCCTTGACCAATTGAAGACGATACTGCATGAGCTGCATCTCCCATAATTAGCACACTATCACCTTGATGATAATAGTTACAGCGAACCGTTAAAATTCTAGCAATTGGTCTGTTGAGGAAAGCTTGTGCTTCTTCTTGCGTCATCATCTGACCAATTTCGGGAAAGTTTTTTTGAAAAAAT from Nodularia sp. LEGE 06071 includes:
- a CDS encoding FAD-dependent oxidoreductase gives rise to the protein MVNKVAIIGAGLGGLSVAIALRKQGINAQVYEKARLLRPVGAGLSLVPNGLHSLEAISTISYANAPGITELLKAAGSQTQTLKLHKSNGELIGQKSVTLQEKYGQPMLQIRWSRLQEIFASQLPPEAIHLDHRCIGFEQNEQRVQVCFEGGKTVQADVLIGADGLNSVVRQTLIGDGEPDYAGRMSWRAVLKYSHPKLLPHEVMSMTASDGKIFGFFDLGGGYVFWSAASLCPDGFLAQNPADIKSRIQEKFSGWAEPVQEILAATEAEDIVERPICDRPPLENWSQGRVTLLGDAAHPMVPLLGQGANTAFEDAWELAQCLRHASSIETALANYENSRKPRTQIIQIRNAIGAKRAYKADSETYLSKMMQQAQVSDAEFEEWLYNYQPSVVNYS